In one Armatimonadota bacterium genomic region, the following are encoded:
- a CDS encoding YebC/PmpR family DNA-binding transcriptional regulator, which produces MAGHSKWKNIRIRKGKQDAIRGKLFTKLAREIIVAAKMGGGDPATNARLRVAIDKAKEASVPKDNIDRAIAKGTGDLEGENYEELVYEGKAPGGVGVMVEVYSENRNRTVPELRHAFSKNGGALGENGSVSWQFKHCGNISISKDQGDEESITLAAIEGGAEDVIDDGETFTVVTSVAELHACNDFLTASGIKTGEVGLVYMPTNKVDLDKDDLLKVVKLLDALEDLDDVKETYINVDIPDDLFDEE; this is translated from the coding sequence ATGGCCGGCCATAGCAAGTGGAAGAACATCCGCATCCGCAAAGGCAAACAGGATGCGATTCGGGGCAAGCTCTTTACCAAACTTGCCCGAGAAATCATCGTCGCCGCCAAAATGGGCGGGGGCGACCCTGCCACCAATGCCCGGCTGCGCGTTGCCATCGACAAGGCAAAAGAGGCGTCCGTCCCCAAAGACAACATCGACCGGGCCATTGCCAAAGGAACAGGGGATCTGGAAGGTGAAAACTACGAAGAGCTTGTCTACGAGGGCAAGGCGCCCGGGGGCGTCGGTGTGATGGTGGAAGTCTATAGCGAAAACCGCAACCGGACCGTCCCCGAACTCCGCCATGCCTTCAGCAAAAACGGGGGAGCCCTCGGCGAAAACGGCTCGGTGAGCTGGCAGTTTAAACACTGCGGCAACATCTCGATCTCCAAAGACCAAGGCGATGAAGAATCAATCACCCTTGCCGCCATTGAAGGCGGGGCAGAAGACGTCATCGATGACGGCGAAACCTTTACCGTCGTCACCTCAGTGGCCGAGCTCCACGCTTGCAACGATTTTCTCACCGCATCGGGAATCAAAACCGGCGAGGTCGGGCTGGTTTACATGCCGACCAACAAAGTCGACCTTGACAAGGATGACCTCCTCAAAGTCGTCAAGCTCCTTGACGCCTTGGAAGACCTTGACGACGTCAAAGAAACCTACATCAACGTCGACATCCCCGACGACCTGTTCGACGAAGAGTAG
- a CDS encoding rhomboid family intramembrane serine protease codes for MANQGRIPWVTLALIALNLAVAFALPFSPAIADLAVFDPAHVLPVSALLCLFSHQNLLHLLANMVFLAAVGPLVEFTRGGWRFAVIYVLGGLSGVAAHWFFARLAPPGSPLLGASGSVAACVGYCTIRFARTKVPVVPNFGVPVAAIGLAWLLLQGAGSIFQVGEQMRGGVAYWAHLGGFLAGLAAALLFGGLREARHEYGHEVLSKMNERGPAAVLAAAEAILRQQPRNRTAQWEKVEALFELHESEKFRAAAEKFLVQADDSELAKVIGLMAQHGSLDSIRSVTRLKYADRLAESDPATQRTILESVAADKLDPRRPDALASLAGLLRETDPQSAAALAQTLSETYPDHDATRAARQRGLIP; via the coding sequence GTGGCGAATCAAGGCCGGATCCCCTGGGTGACGCTCGCGCTGATCGCCCTGAATTTGGCGGTGGCGTTCGCGCTCCCGTTCTCGCCCGCCATTGCCGACCTCGCCGTTTTCGACCCGGCCCATGTTCTCCCCGTTTCGGCCCTGCTCTGCTTGTTTTCCCATCAAAACCTGTTGCACCTGCTGGCGAACATGGTTTTTTTGGCGGCGGTCGGCCCACTTGTGGAATTCACCCGGGGCGGTTGGCGGTTTGCCGTCATCTATGTCCTCGGCGGCCTTTCCGGCGTCGCCGCCCACTGGTTTTTTGCCCGGCTCGCCCCTCCAGGGTCGCCCCTACTCGGGGCCAGTGGTTCGGTTGCCGCTTGCGTCGGTTATTGCACGATCCGGTTTGCACGGACAAAGGTGCCCGTCGTGCCCAATTTCGGGGTCCCGGTTGCCGCCATCGGCCTTGCCTGGCTGCTCTTGCAAGGGGCCGGGTCGATCTTCCAGGTCGGCGAGCAAATGAGGGGCGGAGTCGCCTATTGGGCCCATTTGGGTGGATTCTTGGCCGGCCTGGCCGCCGCCCTGCTCTTCGGAGGGCTCCGGGAGGCTCGACACGAATATGGCCATGAGGTTCTTTCCAAAATGAACGAGCGGGGGCCGGCCGCCGTTTTGGCCGCCGCCGAAGCCATCTTGCGGCAACAACCCCGGAACCGAACGGCCCAGTGGGAGAAAGTCGAAGCCTTGTTCGAACTCCATGAATCAGAAAAATTCCGGGCCGCCGCCGAAAAGTTTTTAGTTCAAGCCGACGATTCCGAACTCGCCAAGGTCATCGGACTCATGGCCCAACATGGCAGCCTGGATTCGATCCGATCCGTCACCCGGCTCAAATACGCCGACCGTCTGGCCGAATCCGACCCCGCAACCCAGCGAACAATCCTAGAATCCGTCGCGGCCGACAAACTCGACCCCCGGCGACCCGATGCCCTCGCCAGTTTGGCCGGGCTCTTGCGCGAAACAGATCCCCAATCGGCGGCCGCACTCGCCCAAACCCTCTCCGAAACCTATCCCGACCATGACGCCACCCGGGCCGCCCGGCAACGAGGTTTGATCCCATGA